The Clostridium sporogenes region CTAGGAGAAAAGGAAAATATAATAGATGTAGATGCATGTATGACTCGTCTTCGTGTAACAGTAAAGGATAAAAGTTTAGTTGCAGAGGAAAAAGAGTGGAAAAAACTTGGAGCATTAGGTCTTATAGTAAAGGATAAAGGAGTTCAGGCTATATATGGACCAAAGGCAGATGTATTAAAGTCAGATATTCAAGATATTTTAGGAGATTAATTTATGAAAGTTCTTACTTTAAATTGTCACTCTTGGCAGGAAAAAAAACAAATAGAAAAAATAAAATATTTAGCAAAAGTAATATATGAAAATAATTATGATGTCATTGCTCTTCAAGAGGTTAGTCAAAGTATTAATAGTAAAATATTATTTGATAATATAAAAGAGGATAACTTTGCTCTTATATTAGTTAAAGAACTTGAGAAATTAGGAGAGAATGGATTTAAAATTATGTGGGATTTTGCTCATATAGGTTATGATAAATATGAAGAAGGCCTTGCTATATTAACTAAGCATCTTATAAAAGGGAAAGATTCCTTTTATATTTCAAGAAGTAAAGACAGGAATTTTTGGAAAACTAGAAAAATAATAAAATGTAAAATATATTATAATAATCATCTAATTTCCCTTTATTCCTGCCATTTAGGCTGGTGGAATGATGAAGAGGAAGATTTTAAATCCCAAGTAAATAAATTGGTTCAGGATTTAAAAGAAGAGGAAACCTGTATACTAATGGGAGATTTTAATAATGATGCTTTTTTAAGGTATGAAGGATATGATTATGTTATAGATAAAAATCTTAAAGACATA contains the following coding sequences:
- a CDS encoding endonuclease/exonuclease/phosphatase family protein, which gives rise to MKVLTLNCHSWQEKKQIEKIKYLAKVIYENNYDVIALQEVSQSINSKILFDNIKEDNFALILVKELEKLGENGFKIMWDFAHIGYDKYEEGLAILTKHLIKGKDSFYISRSKDRNFWKTRKIIKCKIYYNNHLISLYSCHLGWWNDEEEDFKSQVNKLVQDLKEEETCILMGDFNNDAFLRYEGYDYVIDKNLKDIYDLAKSRDNGVTVIGNIDGWESNRKNMRLDLILSNKNLDTEYCRVIFNGINKGIISDHFGVEAKIEI